A portion of the Bacteroidota bacterium genome contains these proteins:
- a CDS encoding ATP-grasp domain-containing protein, producing MEEKTILVTGIGGNVGQGIIRNIQEMKYNIRIIGTNITPFSAGNHLVDTFYQTPYGYDASFVPLIKKIVSDEHVDLIIPSTDYESYYLSLYSNEIECVIAGSSHKVTERYLDKFLTFEFHKENKIPFAESYIPSAYPNKFENFIAKPRKGRGSRGLMINPKDFSLLNDEEYMIQELHKGKEITSAVYRRYNDGEIHGLLTMERSLENGATTFCRVIDEHDTEVMKIAKKMCETQPGLKGSFNIQSIVTDDNMVIPFEINCRISGTNSIRAHFGFKDVQYTIEELLWGKQPQSPVITKGFAYRYLSDVIYPENSGLKGTNQDNFKLF from the coding sequence ATGGAAGAAAAAACAATTTTAGTAACAGGAATTGGAGGCAATGTTGGTCAGGGTATTATACGCAATATCCAAGAAATGAAGTATAATATAAGAATTATAGGCACTAATATAACCCCATTTTCAGCAGGAAATCACTTAGTAGATACTTTTTACCAAACTCCCTATGGATATGATGCTTCGTTTGTTCCTTTAATAAAAAAAATAGTTAGTGATGAGCATGTTGATTTAATAATTCCATCAACGGATTATGAGTCATACTATCTATCTTTATATAGTAATGAAATTGAATGTGTAATTGCAGGCTCTTCCCATAAGGTTACAGAGAGATATTTAGATAAGTTTTTGACGTTTGAATTTCATAAAGAAAATAAAATACCTTTTGCTGAGAGTTATATCCCTTCTGCTTATCCTAATAAATTTGAAAACTTTATTGCAAAACCAAGAAAAGGGAGAGGTTCAAGAGGTTTGATGATTAACCCTAAAGATTTTTCTTTGTTGAATGACGAGGAATATATGATTCAAGAATTGCACAAGGGGAAAGAAATTACCTCAGCTGTTTATAGAAGATATAATGACGGAGAGATTCATGGTTTATTAACTATGGAAAGAAGTTTAGAAAATGGAGCAACTACTTTTTGCAGAGTTATCGATGAGCATGATACCGAAGTAATGAAGATTGCAAAAAAGATGTGTGAAACGCAACCGGGATTAAAAGGTTCTTTCAATATTCAATCTATAGTAACGGACGATAATATGGTTATACCATTTGAAATTAACTGTAGGATATCGGGTACAAATTCGATTAGAGCTCATTTTGGATTTAAGGATGTGCAATATACAATTGAAGAACTCTTGTGGGGAAAACAGCCACAAAGCCCTGTTATAACTAAAGGGTTTGCTTATAGATATTTGTCAGATGTGATTTATCCTGAAAATTCAGGTCTAAAAGGAACTAATCAAGATAATTTTAAATTATTTTAG
- a CDS encoding HAD family hydrolase has translation MVILFDAANTLIHKPLLFTKVKEVLSKFGFRVEIENLRKNHKLISELIIFPDRTSKEFYMTFNKEWLNSLGIITPKAMLDAIYSACSYLPWEKFEDTDVLKELDNKYAVLSNFHGGLNSILEKHFGSLFQELLVSENEELRKPDIEFYLRAISKLKINPKEIIYIGDSIKLDLEPALLVGMNAYLIDRYNDYPYCSQRLNSLYELKELL, from the coding sequence ATGGTTATTTTATTTGATGCCGCAAATACATTGATACATAAGCCTCTTTTGTTTACAAAAGTAAAGGAAGTATTGAGCAAATTTGGGTTTAGGGTTGAAATAGAAAATCTTAGAAAGAATCATAAATTGATTTCCGAACTCATTATATTTCCAGACCGAACCTCAAAAGAATTTTATATGACATTCAATAAAGAATGGCTTAATTCTCTTGGTATTATTACTCCCAAAGCGATGTTGGATGCTATTTATTCTGCTTGTTCTTATTTGCCATGGGAAAAGTTTGAAGATACAGATGTCCTTAAAGAACTTGATAATAAATATGCAGTTTTATCTAATTTTCATGGAGGATTAAATTCAATTCTGGAAAAACATTTTGGTTCTTTATTTCAGGAATTATTAGTTTCAGAGAATGAGGAACTAAGAAAACCTGATATTGAATTTTATTTAAGAGCAATTAGCAAACTAAAAATAAACCCTAAAGAGATAATATATATTGGAGATTCTATAAAACTGGATTTAGAGCCTGCTTTATTAGTGGGCATGAACGCTTATTTGATAGATAGATATAATGATTATCCGTATTGTTCCCAAAGGCTTAACTCGTTATACGAACTAAAAGAACTCTTATAA
- a CDS encoding NAD(P)-dependent oxidoreductase produces MKILITGSKGFLGSALWDFLSDKHKLTGLVRQKENSDKNVYEISQLSSIDEHPDVVIMCHAAVASGNDTKDMNHLIESNVLTTQQMVQHFSNSFLIYISSISVYGNNQNILTEQTSPTPETEYAISKLWGEKCVSQAKNYAIVRLTSLYGKGMKENTIIPNYINQALLTGEIEVWGQGERRQNYIHVEDVVRYIENLISTQEKGIFVASNETEVSNIELAKLVAEETGAMINFKETDNSISIQVDNKMTRNTLSIKNTKDFREGIKEYIQWKKKQF; encoded by the coding sequence ATGAAAATTTTAATTACCGGCTCTAAAGGTTTTTTGGGTTCTGCGCTTTGGGACTTTTTATCCGACAAACACAAGTTGACGGGTCTTGTCAGACAAAAAGAAAACAGTGACAAAAACGTCTATGAGATTAGTCAGCTATCTTCTATAGATGAACACCCCGATGTGGTTATCATGTGTCATGCTGCGGTTGCATCAGGCAACGACACTAAGGATATGAATCATTTGATTGAATCAAATGTGCTGACAACCCAACAAATGGTTCAACACTTTTCCAATAGTTTTCTTATCTATATTTCCTCCATTTCTGTTTATGGAAACAATCAGAACATATTGACAGAACAAACATCCCCAACTCCTGAGACCGAGTATGCAATTTCTAAACTATGGGGAGAGAAGTGTGTAAGTCAAGCAAAGAATTATGCTATTGTAAGGTTGACCTCGCTTTATGGAAAAGGAATGAAAGAAAATACAATTATTCCAAACTATATTAATCAAGCATTATTAACAGGGGAAATTGAAGTTTGGGGTCAAGGAGAAAGAAGGCAAAACTATATTCACGTAGAAGACGTGGTTAGGTATATTGAAAATTTAATTTCAACACAAGAAAAAGGAATTTTTGTTGCCTCTAATGAAACTGAAGTTAGTAATATTGAACTTGCAAAACTTGTAGCAGAAGAAACAGGTGCTATGATTAATTTTAAAGAGACTGATAATTCAATCTCTATTCAGGTAGATAATAAAATGACAAGAAATACCTTGTCAATAAAGAATACGAAAGATTTTAGAGAAGGAATAAAAGAATATATTCAATGGAAGAAAAAACAATTTTAG